A single window of Streptomyces cathayae DNA harbors:
- a CDS encoding DUF6643 family protein, translating to MTSPRSTYGGGYYSASFPDTPIYDSLVAERGTPQIAPIRVPSAYDAPGTHLPALPSALPALPAAPSQPAYGYPQAQQPAPLQQAHAPYVPQQATAYIPQQASAPRGYPQPQPPRPAPPGSGYEAMRPATPRPAPAPYQDPYNNQQYRGY from the coding sequence ATGACCTCCCCCCGCTCCACTTATGGCGGCGGCTACTACTCCGCCTCCTTCCCGGACACCCCGATCTACGACTCGCTCGTCGCCGAGCGGGGCACCCCGCAGATCGCCCCGATCCGGGTCCCCTCCGCCTACGACGCGCCGGGCACCCATCTCCCGGCGCTTCCCTCGGCGTTGCCCGCCCTCCCGGCGGCCCCCTCCCAGCCCGCCTACGGTTACCCGCAGGCGCAGCAGCCGGCCCCGCTCCAGCAGGCGCACGCCCCGTACGTCCCGCAGCAGGCCACCGCGTACATCCCGCAGCAGGCGAGCGCTCCGCGCGGCTACCCCCAGCCGCAGCCGCCGCGTCCGGCCCCTCCCGGCTCGGGCTACGAGGCGATGCGCCCCGCGACCCCGCGGCCGGCGCCCGCTCCGTACCAGGACCCGTACAACAACCAGCAGTACCGCGGCTACTGA
- a CDS encoding TerD family protein: protein MSMSKGSNTPVPTTALRVELGWRSGPGVPDADASALLLAGGKVRSDSDFVFYNQPAHSSGAVRHEGKRNAGGQVTDTLLVDLARVEPGIETVILAASSDGGTFGRIPDLYIEVRDAAQGTVAARFDSVGATDESAFVLGEFYRRQGAWKFRAVGQGYSSGLEGLATDYGITVDEPQHAAPAGPAPVAPPPPSAPPAAMPPPAPAAQPLAPPAPAPAAPPSPVRLTKVTLTKEAPAVSLTKQGGTSGTLRVNLNWQVRKQFSGWMGKLGRPAAMHSDLDLDLCALYELADGSKGVVQALGNAFGSLQRPPFIHLDGDDRTGAVTSGENLTVNLDHQQHFRRILVFVTIYEGARSFADLHATVTLQPQHGAPVDFSLDECTVPSTVCALALITHTGGDLVVQREARYLVPERGVSPQRTVDHAYGWGMNWTPGRK from the coding sequence ATGTCGATGTCGAAGGGATCGAACACACCGGTGCCGACCACGGCACTCAGGGTGGAACTGGGGTGGCGCTCGGGTCCCGGCGTCCCCGACGCGGACGCCTCCGCGCTGCTGCTGGCCGGCGGCAAGGTCCGCTCCGACAGCGACTTCGTCTTCTACAACCAACCCGCCCACTCCTCCGGAGCCGTCCGGCACGAGGGCAAGCGGAACGCCGGCGGGCAGGTGACCGACACCCTTCTCGTCGACCTCGCACGGGTGGAGCCCGGAATCGAGACCGTGATCCTCGCGGCCTCCTCCGACGGCGGCACCTTCGGCCGGATCCCCGACCTGTACATCGAGGTCAGGGACGCCGCGCAGGGCACCGTCGCGGCCCGGTTCGACAGCGTGGGCGCGACCGACGAGAGCGCCTTCGTGCTCGGCGAGTTCTACCGCCGCCAGGGAGCCTGGAAGTTCCGCGCGGTGGGGCAGGGGTACAGCAGCGGACTCGAGGGCCTGGCCACCGACTACGGCATCACCGTGGACGAGCCGCAGCACGCCGCCCCCGCCGGCCCGGCCCCGGTGGCCCCGCCCCCGCCTTCGGCGCCCCCGGCCGCCATGCCTCCTCCGGCCCCCGCGGCCCAGCCCCTCGCCCCGCCCGCGCCCGCGCCCGCCGCGCCGCCGTCGCCGGTCCGGCTCACCAAGGTGACGCTCACCAAGGAGGCCCCGGCCGTCTCGCTGACCAAACAGGGCGGAACCTCGGGCACCCTCCGGGTGAACCTCAACTGGCAGGTGCGCAAACAGTTCTCCGGCTGGATGGGCAAGCTGGGCCGCCCGGCCGCCATGCACTCCGACCTCGACCTCGACCTGTGCGCCCTGTACGAACTCGCCGACGGCAGCAAGGGAGTCGTCCAGGCCCTGGGCAACGCCTTCGGATCCCTGCAGCGGCCCCCGTTCATCCACCTGGACGGCGACGACCGCACCGGTGCCGTCACGTCCGGCGAGAACCTCACCGTCAACCTCGACCACCAGCAGCACTTCCGGCGCATCCTCGTCTTCGTCACCATCTACGAGGGCGCCCGCTCCTTCGCCGACCTGCACGCCACGGTCACCCTCCAGCCGCAGCACGGCGCCCCGGTCGACTTCTCGCTCGACGAGTGCACCGTCCCCTCCACGGTGTGCGCCCTCGCCCTCATCACCCACACCGGCGGCGACCTCGTCGTCCAGCGCGAGGCCCGCTACCTGGTGCCCGAGCGGGGAGTGAGCCCCCAGCGCACCGTCGACCACGCCTACGGGTGGGGCATGAACTGGACCCCGGGCCGCAAGTGA
- a CDS encoding glycosyltransferase has product MGQTAPVSAVVWTAAVSLAAWLWLLLFQGFFWRTDVRLPSRREPEAWPSVCVVVPARDEAAVLPASLPSLLAQDYPGRAEVFLVDDGSTDGTGELARELAGRPGSLPLTVGSPGEPPAGWTGKLWAVRHGIELARARAPEYLLLTDADIAHAPDSLRRLVAAARTGGFDVVSQMARLRVESAWERLVVPAFVYFFAQLYPFRRIGRQGTRTAAAAGGCVLLRAEAAERARIPDAIRQAVIDDVALARAVKAGGGRVWLGLADRVDSVRPYPRLDDLWRMVSRSAYAQLRHSPVLLAGTVVGLALVYLVPPVAVVAGLAAGDRGAVAVGAAAWLVMAGTYLPMLRYYRQPLWLAPLLPFTAFLYLLMTVDSAVRHHRGRGAAWKGRTYPRPGVLPDEG; this is encoded by the coding sequence GTGGGGCAGACTGCGCCTGTGAGCGCCGTAGTGTGGACCGCTGCCGTGTCCCTCGCCGCCTGGCTGTGGCTGCTGCTCTTCCAGGGCTTCTTCTGGCGTACGGATGTCCGGCTGCCGTCCCGGCGGGAACCCGAGGCGTGGCCGTCGGTGTGCGTGGTCGTCCCCGCGCGCGACGAGGCGGCGGTGCTGCCCGCGAGCCTGCCGTCGCTGCTCGCCCAGGACTACCCCGGGCGCGCGGAGGTCTTCCTGGTCGACGACGGAAGTACGGACGGCACCGGGGAACTCGCACGGGAGTTGGCGGGCCGGCCCGGGAGCCTGCCGCTGACCGTGGGCTCGCCCGGTGAGCCGCCGGCCGGCTGGACCGGCAAGCTCTGGGCGGTGCGGCACGGCATCGAGCTGGCCCGCGCGCGGGCGCCCGAGTACCTGCTGCTGACGGACGCCGACATCGCGCACGCGCCCGACAGCCTGCGCCGGCTGGTCGCGGCGGCCCGTACCGGGGGGTTCGACGTCGTCTCGCAGATGGCGCGGCTGCGCGTGGAGAGCGCCTGGGAGCGGCTGGTCGTACCGGCGTTCGTGTACTTCTTCGCGCAGTTGTATCCGTTCCGCCGGATCGGGCGGCAGGGAACGCGGACGGCCGCGGCGGCCGGAGGCTGTGTACTGCTGCGTGCCGAGGCGGCCGAGCGGGCGCGGATCCCCGACGCCATCCGGCAGGCCGTCATCGACGACGTGGCTCTCGCGCGGGCGGTCAAGGCCGGCGGCGGACGGGTCTGGCTGGGGCTGGCGGACCGGGTGGACAGTGTGCGCCCGTATCCGCGGCTGGACGACCTGTGGCGCATGGTGTCGCGCAGCGCGTACGCGCAACTGCGGCACAGCCCGGTGCTGCTGGCCGGGACGGTCGTGGGGCTGGCGCTGGTGTACCTGGTGCCGCCGGTGGCCGTCGTCGCGGGGCTGGCGGCCGGGGACCGGGGTGCCGTGGCCGTCGGTGCGGCGGCCTGGCTGGTGATGGCGGGAACGTACCTCCCGATGCTCCGCTACTACCGGCAACCGCTGTGGCTCGCTCCGCTGTTGCCGTTCACCGCGTTCCTGTACCTCCTGATGACGGTCGACTCGGCGGTGCGGCACCACCGCGGACGGGGTGCGGCCTGGAAGGGCCGCACCTACCCGCGCCCGGGCGTGCTGCCCGACGAGGGCTGA
- a CDS encoding glutamate racemase: MKIALMDSGIGLLAATATVRRLRPDADLVLSLDPDGMPWGPRTPQDLTARALAVAEAAAARRPDALIVGCNTASVHALTALRARLEPVLPVIGTVPAIKPAAAGGGPFAIWATPATTGSPYQRNLIQDFADGVTVTEVPCWGLAEAVERADGNAIDAAVAAAAALTPEDVTTVVLGCTHYELVAERIRAAVRRPGRPPLILHGSAGAVAAQAMRRIGERPAPEAPATGTLTVLLSGREGTLPPAALTYAEGRLLQEVAPAG; this comes from the coding sequence GTGAAGATCGCGCTGATGGACTCCGGAATCGGCCTGCTGGCGGCCACCGCAACAGTACGGCGCCTGCGCCCCGACGCCGATCTCGTCCTCTCCCTCGACCCCGACGGCATGCCCTGGGGCCCCAGGACCCCCCAGGACCTCACCGCCCGCGCCCTGGCCGTCGCCGAGGCGGCTGCCGCACGGCGGCCCGACGCCCTGATCGTCGGCTGCAACACCGCGAGCGTGCACGCCCTCACCGCCCTGCGCGCCCGGCTCGAACCGGTGCTGCCCGTCATCGGCACCGTCCCGGCGATCAAGCCGGCGGCCGCGGGCGGCGGACCGTTCGCGATCTGGGCCACCCCGGCGACGACCGGCAGTCCGTACCAGCGGAACCTGATCCAGGACTTCGCCGACGGCGTGACCGTCACCGAGGTGCCCTGCTGGGGTCTCGCGGAGGCCGTGGAGCGCGCGGACGGGAACGCGATCGACGCGGCCGTCGCCGCCGCCGCCGCACTCACCCCGGAGGACGTGACGACCGTCGTCCTGGGCTGCACCCACTACGAACTGGTCGCCGAACGCATCCGGGCCGCCGTGCGGCGCCCCGGCCGGCCGCCCCTGATCCTGCACGGCTCCGCCGGAGCGGTCGCCGCCCAGGCCATGCGCCGTATCGGTGAACGGCCTGCCCCCGAGGCCCCGGCGACCGGCACCCTCACGGTGCTGCTGAGCGGCCGCGAGGGCACGCTTCCGCCGGCCGCCCTCACCTACGCGGAAGGCCGGCTGCTGCAGGAGGTCGCCCCCGCCGGGTGA
- a CDS encoding phage holin family protein, with protein MRDHSRSARPPYPDVWTGRATNRMQWLLALIGVACMTLGIVLALDSAWTTGVAPLVMAVVGCIAAGLLVLFGTLAFVHVALRVDEDHLEVRCGHMGVPRRRIPLSHVAGAEFVPHVTPRHWGGWGYRWRPEKGTAVVVRRGEGLVLRLWDGHTFTITVDDAEAAVRVIRDRLHPHRPDPVH; from the coding sequence ATGAGGGACCACTCCCGCAGTGCCCGCCCCCCGTACCCCGATGTCTGGACCGGCCGCGCGACCAACCGCATGCAGTGGCTCCTGGCACTCATCGGTGTCGCCTGCATGACGCTCGGCATCGTGCTGGCCCTCGACTCGGCATGGACGACCGGCGTCGCGCCGCTGGTCATGGCCGTCGTCGGGTGCATCGCCGCCGGGCTGCTGGTGCTGTTCGGCACGCTCGCCTTCGTGCACGTCGCGCTGCGTGTCGACGAGGACCACCTCGAGGTGCGCTGCGGTCACATGGGTGTGCCGCGCCGCCGCATCCCGCTGTCGCACGTCGCCGGAGCCGAGTTCGTACCGCACGTCACCCCGCGGCACTGGGGCGGCTGGGGCTACCGCTGGCGGCCCGAGAAGGGCACGGCGGTCGTCGTACGCCGTGGTGAGGGTCTCGTCCTGAGGCTGTGGGACGGGCACACCTTCACGATCACCGTGGACGACGCGGAGGCAGCGGTACGCGTCATCCGCGACCGCCTGCACCCGCACCGGCCGGACCCGGTCCACTGA
- the lnt gene encoding apolipoprotein N-acyltransferase, with the protein MTVTATSVDESAPVPPRTAPRAWSGWLARLVPAAAAALSGLLLYVSFPPRTLWWLALPAFAVLGRVLRGRGWKAGLGLGYLFGLGFLLPLLVWTGVEVGPGPWIALAVIEALFVALVGAGVAAVSKLPGWPVWAAALWIAGEAARARVPFHGFPWGKVAFGQADGVFLPLAALGGTPVLGFAVVLCGFGLYEIVRVTVDARRTGTVRRVAAAVGALSVAVPAGAAVAALPLVSDTAETGTATVAVVQGNVPRLGLDFNAQRRAVLDHHARETERLAAEVDAGRVERPDIVLWPENSSDIDPFANADAYAVIDRAAKAIGAPVSVGAVVGRDGRLLNEQVLWDPVKGPVDTYDKRQIQPFGEYLPLRSLVGAINDDWTSMVRQDFSRGTEPGVFTMAGTGVGLVTCYEAAFDWAVRDTVKDGARLISVPSNNATFGRSEMTYQQLAMSRVRAVEHSRTVTVPVTSGVSAIIMPDGTVSRKTGMFVADSLVQEVPLRSSQTPATRLGVLPETALVLVAAGGLGWAVTAGVRGRRAGDA; encoded by the coding sequence GTGACCGTCACCGCAACCTCCGTCGACGAGTCGGCCCCGGTGCCGCCGCGGACCGCGCCCAGGGCGTGGTCCGGGTGGCTCGCGCGCCTCGTTCCGGCCGCAGCGGCAGCACTCTCCGGGCTGCTCCTCTACGTCAGCTTCCCGCCGCGCACCCTGTGGTGGCTGGCGCTGCCCGCCTTCGCCGTCCTCGGCCGGGTGCTGCGCGGACGCGGCTGGAAGGCCGGGCTGGGCCTCGGCTACCTCTTCGGGCTGGGCTTCCTCCTGCCGCTCCTGGTCTGGACCGGTGTGGAGGTCGGACCCGGCCCGTGGATCGCCCTCGCCGTGATCGAGGCGCTCTTCGTCGCGCTGGTCGGCGCGGGTGTCGCCGCGGTGTCGAAGCTGCCCGGGTGGCCGGTGTGGGCCGCCGCGCTGTGGATCGCGGGTGAGGCGGCGCGTGCGCGTGTGCCGTTCCACGGGTTCCCCTGGGGCAAGGTCGCGTTCGGGCAGGCGGACGGCGTCTTCCTGCCGCTCGCCGCGCTGGGCGGGACCCCGGTGCTCGGCTTCGCGGTCGTGCTGTGCGGCTTCGGCCTGTACGAGATCGTGCGGGTGACGGTGGACGCCCGCCGTACCGGGACCGTGCGGCGCGTCGCGGCGGCCGTCGGCGCGCTGAGCGTGGCGGTGCCGGCCGGGGCCGCGGTGGCCGCCCTGCCGCTGGTGAGCGACACGGCCGAGACCGGTACGGCGACCGTCGCGGTCGTCCAGGGCAACGTGCCGCGGCTGGGGCTCGACTTCAACGCGCAGCGGCGGGCCGTCCTCGACCACCACGCGCGCGAGACGGAACGCCTGGCCGCGGAGGTCGACGCGGGCCGGGTGGAGCGGCCCGACATCGTGCTGTGGCCGGAGAACTCCTCCGACATCGACCCCTTCGCCAACGCCGACGCGTACGCCGTGATCGACCGGGCGGCCAAGGCGATCGGCGCGCCCGTCTCGGTCGGCGCCGTGGTGGGCAGGGACGGCAGGCTGCTCAACGAGCAGGTCCTCTGGGACCCGGTGAAGGGCCCCGTCGACACCTACGACAAGCGGCAGATCCAGCCGTTCGGCGAGTACCTCCCGCTGCGCTCCCTGGTCGGGGCGATCAACGACGACTGGACGTCGATGGTCCGCCAGGACTTCAGCCGGGGCACCGAACCCGGCGTGTTCACCATGGCCGGAACCGGGGTCGGCCTCGTCACCTGCTACGAGGCGGCCTTCGACTGGGCGGTGCGCGACACCGTCAAGGACGGCGCCCGGCTGATCTCCGTACCCAGCAACAACGCGACCTTCGGCCGCAGCGAGATGACCTACCAGCAGCTCGCCATGTCCCGGGTCCGCGCCGTCGAGCACAGCCGCACCGTCACCGTCCCGGTGACCAGCGGGGTGAGCGCGATCATCATGCCGGACGGGACGGTCAGCCGGAAGACCGGCATGTTCGTCGCCGACTCCCTGGTGCAGGAGGTGCCGCTGCGCTCCTCGCAGACCCCCGCCACCCGCCTCGGCGTCCTCCCGGAGACCGCTCTCGTCCTGGTCGCCGCGGGCGGCCTGGGGTGGGCCGTCACCGCCGGTGTGCGCGGGCGGCGCGCCGGTGACGCGTAG
- a CDS encoding NUDIX hydrolase, whose protein sequence is MATPDFISTLRASAGHQLLWLPGVTALVFDDEGRVLLNRRSDTRKWSVIGGIPDPGEQPAACAVREVEEETAVRCVVERVVLVQALSPVTYDNGDICQYMDITFRCRAVGGEARVNDDESLDVGWFAVDALPDLNEFGRFRIKQAMGDAPTWFDPTGSG, encoded by the coding sequence ATGGCTACTCCTGACTTCATCAGCACCCTGCGCGCCTCCGCCGGCCACCAACTGCTCTGGCTCCCCGGGGTCACCGCCCTCGTCTTCGACGACGAGGGCAGAGTGCTGCTGAACCGCCGGTCCGACACCCGTAAGTGGTCGGTGATCGGCGGCATCCCCGACCCCGGGGAGCAGCCCGCGGCCTGCGCCGTGCGCGAGGTGGAGGAGGAGACCGCGGTGCGCTGCGTCGTCGAGCGGGTCGTCCTGGTCCAGGCGCTGAGCCCGGTGACCTACGACAACGGCGACATCTGCCAGTACATGGACATCACGTTCCGCTGCCGGGCCGTCGGCGGTGAGGCGCGGGTCAACGACGACGAGTCGCTGGACGTCGGCTGGTTCGCCGTGGACGCGTTGCCGGATCTCAACGAGTTCGGACGCTTCCGGATCAAGCAGGCCATGGGCGACGCACCCACATGGTTCGACCCCACCGGTTCCGGCTGA
- a CDS encoding helix-turn-helix domain-containing protein: protein MSRDHVQSAEPPAPGSTVPGRARPDDRCAYGSAETPFLELLARGASAEAYEQPVLLARAQGLPAERIAALEQSRRLALRVRSDLEGRRRREAELSALFETAHDLAGLRDLDAVLQAIVQRARSLLGTDVAYLSLNDPARGDTYMRVTEGSVAARFQQLRLGMGEGLGGLVAQTARPYVTDDYFRDDRFEHTLSIDTGVRDEGLVAILGVPLMLGHTVIGVLFAADRRARVFEREQVALVGSFAALAAAAIDTANLLAETRSALADLERAHEIIQDRSGVIERASEVHDRLAELVLRGGGVHDVAAAVSRVLDGTVEFTEAATAPAQALEASRAEGHAVRHGRDWIAAVAAGDELLGALVLRGHPGLDPVDQRTLERAAMVTSLLLLARRSAAEAEQRVRGELLDHLLDARDRDPRLLRERAARLHADLDATHAVLSARLEGAAADADEEEDARRRLWAAAAHLAATRHGLASARDGGTVLLLPLDPGDTATDLARRTARHLGAAVHEPVTVGASAPVEHLTARPDTVAAAYAEARRCLDALRVLGRPGDGAAAEDFGFLGLLLAGERDITGFVDRTLGPVVAYDERRGTELLRTLDAYFACGMSPARTKDDLHVHVNTVAQRLERVGRLLGEDWQSPARALEIQLALRLHRFSAPADPSGPGRS from the coding sequence ATGTCCCGCGATCACGTACAGTCCGCCGAGCCCCCGGCCCCCGGTTCGACCGTGCCGGGCCGGGCCCGCCCCGACGACCGCTGCGCGTACGGCAGCGCCGAGACGCCGTTCCTGGAGCTCCTGGCCCGGGGCGCGTCCGCCGAGGCCTACGAGCAGCCGGTGCTCCTGGCCCGCGCGCAGGGACTGCCCGCCGAACGGATCGCCGCCCTCGAACAGTCCAGGCGGCTCGCCCTGCGCGTCCGCTCCGACCTGGAGGGGCGGCGGCGCAGGGAGGCCGAGCTGTCCGCGCTCTTCGAGACCGCGCACGACCTGGCCGGACTGCGCGACCTGGACGCCGTGCTCCAGGCGATCGTGCAGCGCGCCCGCTCGCTGCTCGGCACCGACGTCGCCTACCTCAGCCTGAACGACCCGGCCCGGGGCGACACCTACATGAGAGTCACCGAGGGCTCGGTCGCGGCCCGCTTCCAGCAGTTGCGCCTCGGCATGGGCGAGGGCCTGGGCGGCCTGGTCGCCCAGACCGCCCGCCCCTATGTGACCGACGACTACTTCCGCGACGACCGCTTCGAACACACCCTCTCCATCGACACCGGCGTGCGGGACGAGGGACTGGTGGCCATCCTCGGGGTGCCCCTCATGCTCGGGCACACCGTCATCGGCGTACTGTTCGCCGCGGACCGGCGGGCCCGGGTCTTCGAGCGGGAACAGGTCGCCCTGGTCGGCTCCTTCGCCGCGCTCGCCGCGGCGGCCATCGACACCGCGAACCTGCTCGCCGAGACCCGCTCGGCCCTCGCCGACCTGGAGCGTGCCCACGAGATCATCCAGGACCGCAGCGGGGTCATCGAACGCGCCTCCGAGGTCCACGACCGGCTCGCCGAACTCGTCCTGCGCGGCGGCGGGGTCCATGACGTGGCCGCCGCCGTCTCCCGGGTGCTGGACGGCACCGTCGAGTTCACCGAGGCCGCCACCGCGCCGGCCCAGGCCCTCGAGGCGTCCCGCGCGGAAGGACACGCGGTACGGCACGGCCGCGACTGGATCGCCGCCGTGGCCGCGGGCGACGAACTCCTCGGCGCCCTCGTGCTGCGCGGCCACCCCGGTCTGGACCCCGTCGACCAGCGCACTCTGGAACGCGCCGCCATGGTCACCTCGCTCCTGTTGCTCGCCCGCCGCTCCGCCGCCGAGGCGGAGCAGCGCGTCCGTGGCGAACTGCTCGACCACCTGCTCGACGCCCGCGACCGGGACCCGCGCCTGCTGCGCGAGCGCGCGGCCCGGCTGCACGCCGACCTCGACGCCACCCATGCCGTGCTCAGCGCCCGCCTGGAGGGCGCCGCGGCCGACGCCGACGAGGAGGAGGACGCCCGGCGGCGCCTGTGGGCCGCGGCGGCGCACCTCGCGGCGACCCGCCACGGTCTCGCCTCCGCGCGTGACGGCGGCACCGTCCTGCTGCTGCCCCTCGACCCCGGCGACACCGCCACCGACCTGGCCCGCCGTACCGCACGGCACCTGGGAGCGGCCGTGCACGAGCCGGTCACCGTCGGCGCGTCCGCCCCGGTCGAGCACCTCACCGCCCGCCCCGACACCGTGGCGGCGGCCTACGCGGAGGCCCGGCGCTGTCTCGACGCCCTGCGCGTGCTGGGCCGCCCCGGTGACGGTGCCGCCGCCGAGGACTTCGGCTTCCTGGGGCTGCTCCTGGCCGGGGAGCGGGACATCACGGGCTTCGTCGACCGCACCCTCGGTCCGGTCGTCGCGTACGACGAACGACGCGGCACCGAACTGCTGCGCACCCTCGACGCGTACTTCGCCTGCGGCATGAGTCCCGCCCGCACCAAGGACGACCTGCACGTGCACGTGAACACGGTCGCCCAGCGCCTGGAGCGCGTCGGCCGCCTGCTGGGCGAGGACTGGCAGAGCCCGGCCCGCGCCCTGGAGATCCAACTGGCCCTGCGCCTGCACCGGTTCTCGGCACCGGCGGACCCGTCGGGGCCCGGACGGAGCTGA
- a CDS encoding amidase — translation MTTFEERGTVHAFRDDALGEHDAVGLAAAIRRGEVSAAEAARDAAERVRSVEARINAVQTHADVPAHIDGAGGGAFAGVPTFVKDNTDYRGLPTGHGSAAFTPAAARRHAPFARQFLSTGVTVLGKTRLPEFGFSPTTEYEGAEPVRNPWNTGYSAGGSSGGSAALVAAGAVPIAHANDGGGSIRIPAACCGLVGLKPTRGRVVANAQGRRLPLDVVSDGIVSRSVRDTAAFLADAETYWRNPELPPLGLVEGPSGRRMRIGFLLDSPNGVPSDTVTREAVTGTAATLERLGHTVEPVELAIDPRFTEDFLTYWGLLSFLLGVTGRTLGADFDRRRMDGLSRGLREEYVRSWRRTPGMLRRLKRTREAYAAAFRGCDLVLSPVLAHTTPPIGHLSPVVSYPVLIERILAYVAFTPVDNVVGTPSISVPAPGATADGLPVGIMLSGRPGSERTLLEVAFALEADRPFRRVQDV, via the coding sequence GTGACGACTTTCGAGGAACGCGGCACGGTGCACGCCTTCCGGGACGACGCCCTGGGGGAGCACGACGCCGTCGGTCTCGCCGCGGCGATCCGGCGGGGCGAGGTGAGCGCCGCCGAGGCCGCCCGGGACGCGGCGGAGAGGGTGCGGTCGGTCGAGGCGAGAATCAACGCGGTCCAGACGCACGCAGACGTCCCGGCGCACATCGACGGGGCGGGCGGCGGTGCCTTCGCCGGGGTGCCGACGTTCGTCAAGGACAACACCGACTACCGGGGACTGCCCACCGGCCACGGCAGCGCCGCTTTCACCCCGGCGGCCGCGCGGCGGCACGCGCCGTTCGCCCGGCAGTTCCTGAGCACCGGTGTCACGGTGCTGGGCAAGACCCGGCTGCCCGAGTTCGGGTTCAGCCCGACCACCGAGTACGAGGGCGCCGAGCCCGTTCGCAACCCGTGGAACACGGGCTACTCGGCGGGTGGTTCCTCGGGCGGCAGCGCGGCGCTCGTCGCCGCCGGTGCGGTGCCGATCGCCCACGCCAACGACGGCGGCGGCTCGATCCGGATCCCCGCCGCCTGCTGCGGACTCGTCGGCCTCAAGCCCACCCGCGGCCGGGTCGTGGCCAACGCGCAGGGCCGCCGACTGCCTCTGGACGTAGTCTCCGACGGAATCGTGAGCCGTTCCGTGCGGGACACCGCCGCGTTCCTCGCCGACGCCGAGACGTACTGGCGCAACCCCGAGCTGCCGCCCCTGGGCCTGGTCGAAGGTCCCTCGGGACGGCGGATGCGCATCGGATTCCTGCTGGACTCGCCGAACGGCGTCCCCTCCGACACCGTCACCCGGGAAGCCGTCACCGGGACCGCGGCGACACTCGAACGGCTGGGCCACACCGTGGAGCCCGTGGAACTGGCCATCGACCCCCGCTTCACCGAGGACTTCCTCACCTACTGGGGGCTGCTGTCGTTCCTCCTCGGCGTCACGGGCCGGACCCTCGGAGCGGACTTCGACCGGCGCCGGATGGACGGCCTCAGCAGGGGCCTGCGCGAGGAGTACGTCAGATCCTGGCGGCGTACTCCGGGCATGCTGCGGCGGCTGAAACGTACCCGGGAGGCGTACGCGGCGGCGTTCCGCGGGTGCGATCTCGTCCTTTCCCCCGTGCTCGCCCACACCACGCCGCCGATCGGTCATCTCAGCCCGGTCGTCTCCTACCCGGTACTGATCGAGCGGATTCTGGCGTACGTCGCGTTCACGCCGGTCGACAACGTCGTCGGTACGCCGTCGATCTCGGTGCCCGCTCCGGGGGCGACGGCGGACGGGCTGCCCGTCGGCATCATGCTCTCCGGTCGCCCCGGCAGCGAACGGACGCTGCTGGAGGTCGCGTTCGCGCTGGAGGCGGACCGCCCTTTCCGGCGTGTCCAGGACGTGTGA
- a CDS encoding TcmI family type II polyketide cyclase — MHHALIVARMAPGSAPRIADVFAASDRGELPHLIGVNRRRLFQFGDDLYLHLIESEQDPAPAIAKVAGHPEFRGISEQLEAYVSPYDPATWRSPKDAMAQCFYHWERGAGS; from the coding sequence ATGCACCACGCACTCATCGTCGCCCGTATGGCGCCCGGTTCGGCGCCGCGGATCGCCGACGTGTTCGCCGCCTCCGACCGGGGCGAGCTCCCCCACCTGATCGGGGTGAACCGCCGCAGGCTCTTCCAGTTCGGTGACGACCTGTATCTGCACCTCATCGAGTCCGAGCAGGACCCGGCACCCGCCATCGCGAAGGTGGCCGGGCACCCCGAGTTCCGCGGCATCAGTGAGCAGCTGGAGGCGTACGTCAGCCCGTACGACCCCGCGACGTGGCGCAGTCCCAAGGACGCCATGGCGCAGTGCTTCTACCACTGGGAGCGCGGCGCCGGCTCCTGA
- a CDS encoding SRPBCC family protein, with the protein MAGHTENSITVDAPFDLVWEMTNDLENWPQLFSEYASVEVLSREGDTTTFRLTMHPDDSGKVWSWVSERTPDRATRSVRARRVETGPFAHMDILWEYEELPGGVRMRWTQDFAMKPDAPVDDDWMTDNINRNSRTQMALIRDRIEQAARDRKGASVTSG; encoded by the coding sequence GTGGCAGGACACACCGAGAACAGCATCACCGTCGACGCTCCCTTCGACCTCGTCTGGGAGATGACCAACGACCTCGAGAACTGGCCGCAGCTGTTCAGCGAGTACGCGTCCGTCGAGGTGCTCTCCCGCGAGGGGGACACCACGACGTTCCGGCTGACCATGCACCCGGACGACAGCGGGAAGGTGTGGAGCTGGGTCTCCGAGCGCACCCCCGACCGCGCCACCCGGAGTGTGCGCGCCCGTCGCGTCGAAACGGGGCCCTTCGCCCACATGGACATCCTGTGGGAGTACGAGGAGCTCCCGGGCGGCGTCCGGATGCGCTGGACCCAGGACTTCGCGATGAAGCCCGACGCCCCGGTCGACGACGACTGGATGACGGACAACATCAACCGCAACTCGCGTACCCAGATGGCGCTCATCCGGGACCGGATCGAGCAGGCCGCCCGCGACCGCAAGGGTGCGTCCGTCACGTCCGGCTGA